Genomic window (Synechococcus sp. LA31):
AGCTGTTGGTGCGGGTGTGGCAGCGCAGCGATCAAGGCGCGCTGAACCGAGCGGCTGGCGATCACAGCCTTCTGTTGGTGGCAGTGCCGATCGAGGCCTTGCAAGAGGAGTTGCCGGCGCTCAAAGCCCAATGGCTCAACAGCGGCGACACTGCCGTTCTGGTGCAGGGTCTCTCTGCGCTGGCCTCAGGTGTCTGGAGTCTCAATCAGGAGCCGCGTCAGCCGCTCACCTACGCCCGTCTTGGCTAGAGCCGCAACAGAGCGGGCCTCAGTTGTATTCGCCGGGGATGTCGTTTTTGCGCACGGTGACTCGGTCAAACTTTTTTCCTGACACCCGCAGCAGCTCATCCCCAGAGAACTCAAACCCCAGCTTGAGGCCGATCTGAGCGACGTCGTCAGCGGTGGCGGCGGCGAGCACATCACGCTTCAGGGCCGCATCGTCTTGCATCCGCGCCAGAAAAGCTTTCAGCTGATCAAGAGACATGGCAGCGGCTGCGAGTGACCCAGCTTCTCAGGCCACTTCACGGTTGAGGATGGGCCGCTCGGCCAGTTCGTCACGCCAGGCCTGGGCCCAAAGCAGCTGGCTGCGTTCGTAGAGCGCCGACAGCTCTGCTACGGCGGTGTCGTGGTAATCGATGCGGAGGTCGAGCAGCGGGAAGGCTGCTTCGCCGCTCACCTGCAGGGCCGCTGAAGTGGCATGGGGAGAGCGGCGGTCGCCGCCGGCGGTCTCACCGGCCTGTAGGGCCTGCATCAGGCGGCGGCCCAGCTTCCAGCCGGGATCACTGCTGAGATAAGCCTCTTCCATGGCGATCAGCACCTCCTCCCCCACCAGTAAATTGCCGGCCACCGCCATGCCGTCGCGACTGCGGTGTCCGGCCCAGTCGCCGCAATCGGCACCGGTCCAGGCGGCAGTGCTGCCGCGGGCATCGATCAGATGAAACTGGCGCCGATCCCGCTGGGGATCATCGCGCAGCAGGCTGTCTTTCACCTCCTCAGCGCTGCGGTTCTGCTCGAGCCGCTCAAGCCCGCAGATGCCGAGATAGGGGTTGGTGTGGGCCTGGGTGGCCACGGCCCCAACTCCCGAGCGGATGTGTGGCACGGTGGACCCCACCGCTAGATGGCAGGTCGCCACCGCTACCCCAAAACGACCATTGCTGGGATCCCGCGCCAGGATCGAAAAGGTCATGGGTCTCAGCCGGGGTTGAGATCCTGATCGAGCTTCAGCAGGCTGGCGAGCAACACGCTGGTTCCGGCCAGGCATTGCTCAAGGCTGGTGTATTCCGCGGCGGAATGGCTGAGGCCCCGATGGCTGGGTACGAAGATCATGCCCATGGGCCAGCGGCGTCCCATCTCCTGGGCATCGTGGCTGGCACGGCTCGGCAAGGGGCTGGCGCTGTAGCCGAGGTGGGCGGCGCAATCGGCGATGGTTTGCATCAAGGCAGGTGCTGCTGGGGTGGGCTTCACCTCGAACTGCGGCTCGATCAAGACACGGCAGCCACTGCGTGCTTCGACTTCGCTGAGGCGCTGGCGTAGGTCGCCCTCGAGGCCGCTGAGCACATCAGCACTGAGATCGCGCAGATCCACGCTCATCACCACCTCGCCCGGCACCACATTTGCGGCATTGGGCCAAACCTCCAGCTTGCCAACGGTGGCCACGGGGTCACCGGGGTGCAGCGCCGCCAGTTGCTGCACTGCGAGCACCACATGCGAGGCGGCCACCAGGGCGTCCTGACGCTCATCCATGGGCGTGGTGCCGGCGTGATTGGCCTGGCCATTCACGCGAATGGTGAAGCGTCGCTGCCCCACCACGCCTTGCACCACGCCGATGTCGTGCTGGCGTTGCTCCAGCACTCCCCCTTGCTCCACATGCAGCTCAACAAAGGCGGCGATGGCGTGATCGGAGCGGTTGGCACTGGCCAGATGCGCCCAGTCGCCTCCGATGCGGGCCAGGTTGCGCTCGATCGATTCGCCGTTGCTGGTGGCGTAGGCGGCAGGATCAGCACTGGCGCGGCCCGTCATGCCTTTGCAGCCCACCATCGTGGATTCCTCGTCGGCAAACACCACCAGCTCGAGTGGATGCCTGAGGGGATGGTTGCTCTCTTGCAGGCAGCGCAACACCTCCAAACCGGCGATCACCCCGAGGGTGCCGTCGTAACGCCCCCCGGTGGGAACCGTGTCCAGGTGGGATCCGGTCACCAGGGCTGGCAGGCTTGGTTCCAGCCCCTCACGCCGTGCAATCAAATTGCCGGCCGCATCCACCCGCACGCTCAGACCGGCTTCCCTGAGCCAACGGCCCAACAGCTCGCGGCCCTGGCGGTCTTCTGGACTGAAACCACGCCGGCAGATACTGCCGTCAGGTTGGGCTCCAACCTCGGCCATGGCTTCGAGAGCGGCCAGCAAACGCAGGCCATTGGGTTCAAGCCGCTGGGCTTCTTTGGGTTCTGCGTAGGCGGAAAGACTCAAGCCAGGACGCCAACAAAACGCTCAGCGCAGCATCTCTTGTCTGCTGGCGGCATCTTGTAGCGACGGCGACGGTTCGGGATGCCAGCCCAGATCGTCAGCCATGGCGCGAGCCTTGGCGGGGATGTCGCTGGCCACAAACAGGCGATGCAGCATCTGCACCCCCAGCAGGTGGTTAATCACGGCGTCCATCTGCACGCGATCGGAATCTCTGGTAGCCGGGTCATCGTGACGGGCAAAGAGATTGCGCACACCTTCAGCGCTCAGCAAGCCCGCTTCTTCGATGGCTTCATCGCTGAGGTGCCGATCAGCAAGCTCCTTCATCTGCTGCCATTTCTTGGGTTCGGTGTGGGCTGGAGGGGCCATGAACGCAAACTTTTCTCGCTTGTAGAGCACCTCCGGTAGTAGGCCGGCCATCGCTTCGCGCAGCACATATTTTTCGGTTTTGCCCTTGATCCGCAGCTCGGGTGGCACCTGCACCGCTACCTCCGCCAGGTGGTGGTCGAGGAAGGCTGGTCGCGCCTCCATCGAGTGAGCCATATCCACCCGGTCACCCCCCCAGGTGAGGATCTGGCCTTCGAGCATTGTTTTAATCCACACGTATTGGGCCCGATCGAGGGCGTGGCGACCCTCAAGTTGGGTGGGATCGAGCTGATCGGCGATCGCTTTCCCCGGCGAATAGTTCTTCAGCGCTTCACGATGCTGCTCCGCGAGGAGCTCTGGCACCAACGGCGCACAGGCCAGCCACGGTTGCAGGCAGCTCGGGGTGAAGCCCACCACCGCCTCTAGATCGGGATCATCGATCTGGTTGGCGGCCAGCATGGCGCCCTGAACCAGAGCGTTCGATTGCTCGAGCAGTTGCTGACAGGTCTGCCGCTCCTCTTGCGGTAGGTCGTCGAGCCCGTGCAGATACATATCGCGCCGGAAGGCGGGATAGCCGCCAAACAGCTCGTCTGAGCCTTCGCCGGTCATGACAACCTTGTAGTTCACCTCGTTCACATGGCGGCTCATCAGGAATTTGGCCACCGCCAGGGTGTTGTAGATCGTGCGTTCGGTGTGCCAGATGGTGCGCTCCATCCAGCCGTAGAGCTGTTCACCTGACAGGCGCAGTACATCCTGTTCGGCACCTGTGGCCTCCGCCATTTCCCGGGCGACCGGTGTTTCGTCGTAACGGGCGTCGTCGAAGCCGATGGTGAAGGCCTTCACCGGGCTCTGGCTTACGGCTGCTGCCAGGCCGAGGATTGAGCAGCTATCGATACCGCCGGAGAGATAACAGCCCACCGGCACATCAGCCACCATGCGTAGCTCCACCGCCTCCAGCAGTGCTGCTCGAATCGCTTCGATGTGGTGTTGTTCGCCAAGGCTGCGGTCGCGCTCTCCCTCGCGCGGAAAGTTCAAGTCCCAGTAGCACCACTCCGCTACCTGCAGCTCGCCATTGCGGCGCTGCACCTTGAGCACGTGGCCCGGTTTCACCTGTTGAATGCCGGCAAAGGCCGTGCTGCCGGGCACCATGGTCTGCATCAGCTGATGAAACAACCCCTCAGATGTGAGGCGCCGCTCAACAGCCGGGTGAGCAAACAGCACTTTCAGCTCGGAGCCGAACACCAGCCCTTCTGGAGTGTGGCACCAATATTGAGGTTTGATCCCGAAGCGATCGCGCACCAGGTAGAGGCAATCCTCACCGCGGTCGTAGAGCGCAAAGGCGAATTCTCCACGCAGCTGCGGCAGAGTGTTCTCCAATCCAACTTGTTGATAGAGGCGTAGCAGGATTTCAGAATCGCTCTTGCTGCTGAAGCGCAGACCACGGGCGGTGAGATCAGCGCGAATGCGCTGGAAGTCGTAAAACTCACCGTTGTGGGCCATCAGCAGCTGATTGTCGTCGCTGCCGAAGGGCTGGCGCGCCCTATTTTCGTTGAGATCGATAATGGAAAGGCGGGCATGGCAGAAGCCCACGCCTGCATCTTCGAAGTGGCGGATGCCGAAACCATCAGGGCCGCGATGCACCTGGATGGCAGCCATGTTGACCAGCAGTTGTCGGTCAACGGCCTGCTGAGGATTGTTGTGAAAGATTCCTCCGATTCCACACATAGGTCAGATCACATCCATCACGCGGTCGGTGCGGTTCACCAGGCAGGTGAGCAACGCCATTCTTAGAAACACAGCGCCACGTGCCTGGCTAAAGTACCAATTATGTGATGTGTCATCCATGCACGTGCTTAATTCAGGGCCGCGTGCCAGGGGGTGGAGCACGATGGCATCTTGTTTGTAGGGCAGGTCACGGGTGAGGCGGAATGAGCTCCCATGCACTTCATAGCCATCGCCAACCCAGGCAATGGCATTGATGTAAATCACATCTAGGTTTGGGATCTCGGCATGCAAGTTCGTGCTGAGCCGCAGGTTGAGCCCGGCCTCTTGCAGCTCTTCGAGCTGTCCCGGATCGAATAGATCGGTGGATTTGTGAGCCTGATGATCATGAATGATCACCACTTCGCTGGTGATGTAGGGGAATTTCGCCAGGATGTGGAGAAGAGAGCGCACCGTGCGCATCCGATTCGGTAGGCCAACGATGCCGATGCGCACCTTGTGGGAGGCTTCAACCTCTGGAGAAGCAAGTGCTGGTCTCCATTTGAGAATGGTGAACAGGTCAGCCATGGCCTGTGTTGGGTGCTGATCAATGCCATTGCCGGCATTGATGATCGGGATGTGCAGCCCTTCGGTCATCTGGTAGACGGCCTCGGCATGGTTGTCGCGTAGCACAACACAGTCGCCATAGTTGTTGAACATATGTGCGATGTCCATCAGCGATTCACCTTTGGCGATGCCGGTGCTGCTGCGATCGGTGATGTTGATCGAATCGCCCCCAAGTCGGTGCCAGGCGCTGTCAAAGGAGAGGCGTGTGCGTGTGCTGGGTTCGTAGAAGGCGTTGATCAGGATCTTGCCTTTCAGAGGTGTGTTGTGAGTGATGTAGCGGTTGGGGTTGCTTTCAAATTTCGCCGCCAACCGGAAGAGCTGCAACAGGGTTTCCGGCCGGAACTGCCGGATCGACACCACGTGCTGGTCGCAGAGGTCTTGCAGGGCCTCTCCGTCTTCTTGAATGCTGCTGAGTAGTGCCTGCGGTTGCGTGGCGCCGTAAATATCGGGGCCAAGGGGGCGAAACCGCAAGGCTGCGGCGCTGTCGGAACGCTTCTCGGGCGAGAGAATGGTCATGAACTGGGGGGACGACAACAGGGCCGCATGAGCCCTGATTGACGTGGAAGAGCGCTGTTCACACCCTGCACGACCGCTCTGCCGCATTCACTGAATGACCAGTGAATCTTCAAATTATCACTGGATTTAGTAGCGGTTGCTGCATAAAAGTGGTGAATCGATTTACATCTCTTGGTTTACCAGGCCTTGCCTGAGCGCCATTCGCGCCACCAGATCGCGAGCAGGATCACCACAGCCAGGGCTAAGCCGGCGAGGCTGCCGTACACCACCAGCCGCAGCAGGCCAAGGCTGGCTTGCCAGGTGGTGGTGGCCAGCAGTGCCGAAACGGGAACCTGGGTCATTGGATTAGCCCTCTCGCAGGATGCGCCATTGGAATTGTTCGGGCTTGAGCTGCGTGCCCACAGCCATCACCACCGCGGAGACGGCTGCTGAGAACAAGGCGGCGCAGTAGGGCGCGATCAGCACGTAGGCGCTGAGCCCCACCGCGCTGCCGGTCACCATGGCCGCGATGGCGGCCTGGCGATTGGCGCTGGGCCAGTAGAGGCCGTAGGCCACTGGCCAGATCGTGGAGGCCACCAGGGCGCCGGTGAAAAACAGCACAGAGGCGAGGGAGTCGAGCCTTGGCCATGACAGCGCCAGTGTGAGCACGCCCAGCCCCACAACCACCAGCTTGGTGGCCTGGCGCAGCTGTGCATCGCTGAGTTGCGGGTTGAGCAGTTTGAACACCACGTCTTCCGCCACTAAATCCGCCGTTGAGGCCAGCAGCGAATCAAGCGTGGAGGTGAGTGAGGCGAACACCACGACAAACACCAGCGCCGCTCCGCCAGCTCCCAGGAGCTGGGAAGCCATCACGGGAAACACCATGTTCACCTGGGGGAGATCCAGGTTCTCGGCCAAGGCCACCAGCCCGATCGAGCCAGTCACAATCGGCACGGTCATCCAGGCCAAGCCGCCAAGGATGAAGGAACTGAACACCACCGAACTGCGGCTGGAGAACACCCGAGACCACCAGATGTTGTTGTGAAACACCTCGCCCATCGAAAACAAGGCTGAGTTCCAGGCGATCAGCAAGCCGGCGGGAAGCAACAGGTTGAGGCGGTCCGGGTGTTCGGCGCTGAGGTTGGTGTGCACCAGCTCCAGGGGGAAACGCTGAAAGGCGAGCACCGCCACCACTACGAGGAGGCCCATGATCAGCAGCGACTGGATGAAGTCGGTGCCCACCACGGCGCGCATACCGCCATACAACGTGTAGATCGTGGAGACTCCGATCACCACCACCATTCCCAAGCGGTAATCGAAGCCGGATAGCGCCTCCAAGAGAATGCCGGCTCCCATGGCCTGGGTCATCAAGAAGCCCAGGGTGTAGATCGCGGTGATCACCATGAACACCCACCAGGCGGTGCGGCCGTAGCGCAAGCGGATGAAGTCACCACTGGTGCGGCCGCGGGGCATCAACTGTTTGATCCGGATCGCCAGTGGTGCAAACAGGATCAGGCCAAGACCGGCCAGGGAATAGCTGAACATGCCCCATAGGCCGTTGCGGTAACCGAATTCCGGTGCCAGCAGCGTGGTGTTGCCTGTGACCCAGGAGGCCATCAAGGTGGCAGTGCTCAGGGCCAGGCCGATGTTGCGGCCTGCCAGCATGTAGTCGTCGGCATCGCCCTTGCCGCTCCGCCCCCACGACACACCGAGGGCGATCCATAGCACCGCAAAGATCACCACGAGGGCCCAGGCGATGCCGGGCGAGAGCAGGGGTGTGGTTGCGAGGAGATGCATGGTTTAGTCCTCCCCCCAGGGATCGCGCCCGCGCCAGCTCAGATGCCCCCGCAGGATCATCCCGGCGGTGGAGGCGGTTACCACGGCGCCCACGGTAAAAATCAGCAGGGCTTGCTGGAATTCATTCACAGGTTGAGCTGAGCTGGGCACAAGCTACCCCTCTCATGGCCATGAAAATAGGCTTACGTTTTTGGTGTCTAATTGCGCTGTTTTGCCTGCGTACTCGTTTGTGTGAACGATGCCGAACCGCAACGTTTTGACCAAATCTTTTAGCCGCTGATCCAGGGATCGAGAAAGCTCAGTGGCCGGCTCATCGTGGCGGAAAAGCCCAGGATGCCT
Coding sequences:
- a CDS encoding Nif11-like leader peptide family natural product precursor; amino-acid sequence: MSLDQLKAFLARMQDDAALKRDVLAAATADDVAQIGLKLGFEFSGDELLRVSGKKFDRVTVRKNDIPGEYN
- a CDS encoding DUF1028 domain-containing protein is translated as MTFSILARDPSNGRFGVAVATCHLAVGSTVPHIRSGVGAVATQAHTNPYLGICGLERLEQNRSAEEVKDSLLRDDPQRDRRQFHLIDARGSTAAWTGADCGDWAGHRSRDGMAVAGNLLVGEEVLIAMEEAYLSSDPGWKLGRRLMQALQAGETAGGDRRSPHATSAALQVSGEAAFPLLDLRIDYHDTAVAELSALYERSQLLWAQAWRDELAERPILNREVA
- a CDS encoding aspartate carbamoyltransferase; translation: MTILSPEKRSDSAAALRFRPLGPDIYGATQPQALLSSIQEDGEALQDLCDQHVVSIRQFRPETLLQLFRLAAKFESNPNRYITHNTPLKGKILINAFYEPSTRTRLSFDSAWHRLGGDSINITDRSSTGIAKGESLMDIAHMFNNYGDCVVLRDNHAEAVYQMTEGLHIPIINAGNGIDQHPTQAMADLFTILKWRPALASPEVEASHKVRIGIVGLPNRMRTVRSLLHILAKFPYITSEVVIIHDHQAHKSTDLFDPGQLEELQEAGLNLRLSTNLHAEIPNLDVIYINAIAWVGDGYEVHGSSFRLTRDLPYKQDAIVLHPLARGPELSTCMDDTSHNWYFSQARGAVFLRMALLTCLVNRTDRVMDVI
- a CDS encoding Zn-dependent hydrolase: MSLSAYAEPKEAQRLEPNGLRLLAALEAMAEVGAQPDGSICRRGFSPEDRQGRELLGRWLREAGLSVRVDAAGNLIARREGLEPSLPALVTGSHLDTVPTGGRYDGTLGVIAGLEVLRCLQESNHPLRHPLELVVFADEESTMVGCKGMTGRASADPAAYATSNGESIERNLARIGGDWAHLASANRSDHAIAAFVELHVEQGGVLEQRQHDIGVVQGVVGQRRFTIRVNGQANHAGTTPMDERQDALVAASHVVLAVQQLAALHPGDPVATVGKLEVWPNAANVVPGEVVMSVDLRDLSADVLSGLEGDLRQRLSEVEARSGCRVLIEPQFEVKPTPAAPALMQTIADCAAHLGYSASPLPSRASHDAQEMGRRWPMGMIFVPSHRGLSHSAAEYTSLEQCLAGTSVLLASLLKLDQDLNPG
- a CDS encoding urea transporter gives rise to the protein MHLLATTPLLSPGIAWALVVIFAVLWIALGVSWGRSGKGDADDYMLAGRNIGLALSTATLMASWVTGNTTLLAPEFGYRNGLWGMFSYSLAGLGLILFAPLAIRIKQLMPRGRTSGDFIRLRYGRTAWWVFMVITAIYTLGFLMTQAMGAGILLEALSGFDYRLGMVVVIGVSTIYTLYGGMRAVVGTDFIQSLLIMGLLVVVAVLAFQRFPLELVHTNLSAEHPDRLNLLLPAGLLIAWNSALFSMGEVFHNNIWWSRVFSSRSSVVFSSFILGGLAWMTVPIVTGSIGLVALAENLDLPQVNMVFPVMASQLLGAGGAALVFVVVFASLTSTLDSLLASTADLVAEDVVFKLLNPQLSDAQLRQATKLVVVGLGVLTLALSWPRLDSLASVLFFTGALVASTIWPVAYGLYWPSANRQAAIAAMVTGSAVGLSAYVLIAPYCAALFSAAVSAVVMAVGTQLKPEQFQWRILREG
- the asnB gene encoding asparagine synthase (glutamine-hydrolyzing); this translates as MCGIGGIFHNNPQQAVDRQLLVNMAAIQVHRGPDGFGIRHFEDAGVGFCHARLSIIDLNENRARQPFGSDDNQLLMAHNGEFYDFQRIRADLTARGLRFSSKSDSEILLRLYQQVGLENTLPQLRGEFAFALYDRGEDCLYLVRDRFGIKPQYWCHTPEGLVFGSELKVLFAHPAVERRLTSEGLFHQLMQTMVPGSTAFAGIQQVKPGHVLKVQRRNGELQVAEWCYWDLNFPREGERDRSLGEQHHIEAIRAALLEAVELRMVADVPVGCYLSGGIDSCSILGLAAAVSQSPVKAFTIGFDDARYDETPVAREMAEATGAEQDVLRLSGEQLYGWMERTIWHTERTIYNTLAVAKFLMSRHVNEVNYKVVMTGEGSDELFGGYPAFRRDMYLHGLDDLPQEERQTCQQLLEQSNALVQGAMLAANQIDDPDLEAVVGFTPSCLQPWLACAPLVPELLAEQHREALKNYSPGKAIADQLDPTQLEGRHALDRAQYVWIKTMLEGQILTWGGDRVDMAHSMEARPAFLDHHLAEVAVQVPPELRIKGKTEKYVLREAMAGLLPEVLYKREKFAFMAPPAHTEPKKWQQMKELADRHLSDEAIEEAGLLSAEGVRNLFARHDDPATRDSDRVQMDAVINHLLGVQMLHRLFVASDIPAKARAMADDLGWHPEPSPSLQDAASRQEMLR